A single genomic interval of Syntrophobotulus glycolicus DSM 8271 harbors:
- a CDS encoding PEGA domain-containing protein, with translation MGRQKIKKITLCLLLFSLTLTLTVFLVLRYPQPVANLNNQDTAQSIPLQIDTDQIHGIPLYIDHKYIGKSPLSTKLPPGKYRITAKPAGYVGSVRYLTLKPEDPADQKIILPVDQHNYQDFLDEITRLGYQPVRVMDYYDHVPLTKKTMVLRHDVDVSAAYALKLAEMEHAKGIKSTFYFRWSTADPQVIKAIRDMGDEVGLHYETLATYALEHNLQSAQEITPSVKEQLRERLKSEIAEFKQKFGDISTVSSHGADENIRLGVSNYQAIMKGQDPSDFGVIGEAYGEVTDHFTYMSDSGGFWEPFPYPQLESDRGPFYFLIHPIHWASSFHFIHPVHVSSSFNKNLPLPR, from the coding sequence ATGGGAAGACAAAAAATAAAAAAAATCACTTTATGCTTGTTATTATTTTCCCTAACCCTGACCTTAACCGTTTTTCTGGTCTTAAGGTATCCTCAGCCTGTGGCTAATCTCAATAATCAGGATACAGCCCAATCGATTCCTCTTCAAATTGACACAGACCAAATTCATGGCATCCCACTCTATATTGATCATAAATATATCGGGAAATCGCCTCTCTCTACGAAACTGCCTCCGGGTAAATATCGGATTACTGCCAAGCCAGCCGGCTATGTTGGCTCTGTCCGCTATCTTACGCTTAAGCCCGAAGATCCTGCTGATCAAAAAATTATTCTGCCGGTCGATCAGCATAACTATCAGGATTTTCTGGATGAGATCACCCGGCTGGGTTACCAGCCTGTCAGGGTTATGGATTACTATGACCATGTTCCTCTTACGAAGAAAACCATGGTTTTGAGGCATGATGTCGACGTATCCGCGGCCTATGCCTTAAAATTAGCTGAGATGGAGCATGCCAAAGGAATAAAAAGTACATTTTATTTTCGCTGGAGTACTGCCGATCCTCAGGTAATCAAAGCTATTCGGGATATGGGGGACGAAGTCGGCTTACATTATGAAACTCTGGCGACTTACGCCCTTGAACACAATCTTCAATCAGCTCAGGAGATCACTCCGTCCGTAAAAGAACAATTGAGAGAACGCCTGAAATCAGAAATAGCAGAATTCAAGCAGAAATTTGGTGACATCTCTACCGTTTCCTCCCATGGAGCGGATGAAAACATCAGGCTCGGTGTCTCAAATTATCAGGCTATCATGAAAGGGCAGGATCCTTCCGACTTTGGTGTGATTGGAGAAGCTTATGGAGAGGTTACGGATCACTTTACTTATATGAGCGATTCCGGCGGGTTCTGGGAACCTTTCCCTTATCCTCAACTTGAGAGTGATCGCGGCCCATTTTATTTTCTTATCCATCCCATCCATTGGGCCTCAAGTTTTCATTTCATTCATCCTGTGCATGTCTCCTCAAGCTTTAATAAGAATCTTCCTTTACCAAGATAA
- a CDS encoding VanW family protein, whose product MKPIYPSKEPVNRSKLRLFMGKLFFSWRRYFQWYFAGSACYAATFQTSQLPFKVAEHQTPLYRPLRNVDMWLQENKVINLKLAAEKINGLVLKPGETFSFWRLVGKPTRAKGFTEGMVLNNGSFVPGIGGGLCQLSNLIYWMTLHTPLQVKERWRHTHDVFPDAERTQPFGSGATVVYNYIDLQITNETQYSYQLQIRVGVRCLEGEWRSEQPFTHTYEVYQSDHLITQEWWGGYLRHNVISRRVFDLENNPVGDEIITENHAMMMYEPMLPGDGSVG is encoded by the coding sequence ATGAAGCCGATATATCCATCGAAAGAGCCGGTTAACCGTTCCAAACTTCGGTTGTTTATGGGGAAGCTTTTCTTCAGCTGGCGTCGTTATTTTCAATGGTATTTTGCCGGATCAGCTTGCTATGCTGCAACTTTTCAGACCAGTCAGCTTCCCTTCAAGGTTGCGGAACATCAAACCCCGTTATATCGTCCTCTCCGGAATGTCGATATGTGGCTGCAGGAAAACAAAGTAATCAACTTGAAGCTGGCCGCGGAGAAAATCAACGGACTGGTTCTCAAACCGGGGGAGACCTTTTCTTTCTGGCGTTTGGTAGGAAAGCCGACCAGGGCCAAGGGCTTCACAGAAGGAATGGTTCTGAATAACGGCTCATTTGTTCCGGGAATAGGAGGAGGACTTTGCCAGCTCTCAAATCTGATCTATTGGATGACCTTACATACTCCCTTGCAGGTAAAAGAACGATGGCGCCATACGCACGATGTATTTCCGGATGCTGAGAGAACTCAGCCCTTCGGAAGCGGGGCAACGGTTGTCTACAATTATATCGATCTTCAAATCACCAATGAAACCCAATACAGTTACCAGCTTCAAATCAGAGTGGGGGTAAGATGCCTGGAAGGTGAGTGGCGGAGTGAGCAGCCCTTCACTCATACATATGAGGTTTATCAAAGTGACCATTTGATCACCCAGGAATGGTGGGGAGGTTATTTGCGCCACAATGTGATCAGCCGCAGGGTTTTCGATTTGGAAAACAATCCGGTAGGCGACGAGATCATCACGGAGAATCATGCAATGATGATGTACGAACCAATGTTGCCGGGAGACGGAAGTGTCGGTTAA
- a CDS encoding YnfA family protein, with protein MFNAIILFILAGLAEIGGGYLVWLWLREAKPFWYGIIGGVILILYGIIPTLQKFPNFGRVYAAYGGVFIILAVLWGWSVDKKAPDYYDWIGAAICLVGVTIMLWAPRH; from the coding sequence ATGTTTAATGCGATTATTTTATTCATACTTGCAGGCTTAGCGGAGATAGGAGGGGGGTATTTGGTCTGGCTTTGGTTAAGAGAAGCCAAGCCATTTTGGTATGGTATTATAGGCGGAGTAATTTTAATTCTTTACGGAATTATACCGACATTGCAGAAATTTCCTAATTTCGGCAGAGTATATGCTGCTTATGGAGGTGTTTTTATTATTCTGGCAGTGCTATGGGGCTGGAGCGTTGATAAGAAGGCACCGGATTATTATGATTGGATAGGAGCAGCAATTTGTCTGGTAGGAGTAACGATTATGTTATGGGCTCCACGCCATTGA
- a CDS encoding GNAT family N-acetyltransferase, with translation MEKKIKFAYTDGSHQDFINLSQLLDVFLNELVGGEENRIEYLQYNILEDIHDVIVAYENDNPVGCASFKFFEEGIAEVKRVFVKKGYRGKGMAKQLMSLLEKGAKEKGFDKLVLESGAPSVEAMGLYDQLGYTVIENYGPYKGMKKSICMEKIL, from the coding sequence TTGGAAAAGAAAATAAAATTCGCCTATACAGATGGCAGTCATCAAGATTTTATTAATCTCTCCCAGTTGCTGGATGTTTTCCTTAATGAGCTGGTGGGAGGAGAAGAAAACCGGATAGAGTATCTTCAATATAATATTTTAGAGGATATTCATGATGTAATTGTGGCCTATGAGAATGATAATCCTGTCGGCTGTGCTAGTTTCAAATTTTTTGAAGAAGGAATCGCCGAAGTGAAACGGGTTTTCGTCAAGAAAGGATATCGAGGGAAAGGTATGGCAAAGCAATTAATGAGCCTTCTGGAAAAGGGGGCCAAAGAAAAAGGTTTTGATAAATTGGTATTGGAATCAGGGGCTCCTTCAGTGGAGGCTATGGGATTATATGATCAACTTGGCTATACGGTTATAGAAAACTATGGGCCTTACAAGGGAATGAAAAAATCTATTTGTATGGAAAAAATTTTGTAA
- a CDS encoding tetratricopeptide repeat protein translates to MGGVAMDSKIYVDSFSTFAEFAGSDYSLWEKLIGCEIRHRTFGIGIIEKISGTTLKDSVLIKIRFIHLPESERIKIFSNISFAEGYFGNINVDFALFPGFQEFCEMRNRKEQDCLTKKVIEAEEQKKEQALQEAKFLEEFNVLKQEYGLDELCFHPNLYHLLYTILLKLKAEENLDEEDLLWLNRNNLFKVLAIYYESEYLKSGNLWSLVKASENWRRLANAARAIELLKDKCSNDSKLMSTILTTCGAAFQDINESTEAEKYARKAIKASRYHYYPYHLLGVIYFHRGRPEKGDKYFAKAMELGLNPKVMEDEIEKVFETAGKDVKVCIAKYLFNKDRQKYQWAKHYSR, encoded by the coding sequence TTGGGGGGAGTAGCAATGGATTCAAAAATATATGTGGACAGCTTTAGCACCTTCGCAGAATTTGCCGGTTCGGATTATTCTCTTTGGGAAAAACTGATTGGATGTGAAATCAGACATCGAACCTTTGGGATTGGGATAATTGAAAAGATCAGTGGAACGACACTTAAGGACAGTGTCCTGATTAAAATAAGGTTTATTCATTTACCTGAAAGTGAAAGGATAAAAATATTTTCCAATATATCGTTTGCAGAGGGCTACTTTGGAAATATCAATGTAGATTTTGCTCTTTTCCCCGGTTTTCAGGAATTTTGTGAGATGAGGAACAGAAAAGAGCAGGATTGTTTGACGAAAAAAGTAATTGAAGCTGAGGAACAAAAGAAAGAACAGGCCCTGCAAGAAGCAAAATTCTTGGAGGAATTCAATGTATTGAAACAGGAATATGGGTTGGATGAACTGTGTTTTCATCCAAATCTTTATCATCTTCTGTATACGATATTACTGAAATTAAAAGCAGAAGAAAATCTTGATGAAGAAGATCTTCTGTGGTTAAACCGAAACAATTTATTTAAGGTCTTGGCCATATACTATGAAAGCGAGTATTTAAAATCAGGGAATTTATGGAGTTTAGTCAAAGCTTCAGAAAACTGGAGAAGATTAGCCAATGCGGCAAGAGCTATTGAGCTGTTAAAAGATAAATGTTCAAATGACAGCAAGCTCATGTCAACAATATTGACAACCTGCGGAGCAGCATTCCAAGATATCAATGAAAGCACAGAAGCCGAAAAATATGCAAGAAAAGCCATAAAGGCCAGCAGATATCACTATTATCCATATCATTTACTGGGAGTAATTTATTTTCACAGAGGAAGGCCGGAAAAAGGGGACAAATATTTTGCCAAAGCAATGGAATTGGGCTTAAATCCTAAGGTTATGGAGGATGAAATAGAAAAAGTCTTTGAAACAGCAGGAAAAGATGTTAAGGTTTGTATAGCCAAATACTTATTCAATAAAGATAGACAAAAATATCAGTGGGCAAAACACTATAGCAGATAA
- a CDS encoding YifB family Mg chelatase-like AAA ATPase encodes MYAHVRGIALDGLKANIIKVEVDISNGLPSLDIVGLAGMAVKEARDRVRAALKNSGCPLPLQRITVNLAPADIRKEGSGLDLAIAVGILAAMGEIDSPKIGDYVFVGELSLEGKIKGVSGILSMAVEVNKHTQFDLVVSPENVVEARLNNSLSSVCAGSLSELISILQGKGSFQDDKAEVCKGAEEHKQDVDWSEIYGQQQAKRALEVAAAGGHNAVMVGPPGSGKTLLAKAFAGILPPLSDEESLEVTQLYSLAGLFSEEGKLITRRPFRHPHHTATIAGMIGGGHKMKPGELILANHGVLFLDELPEFSREVLESLRQPLEDRRIVLIRQRGSVEYPARVSLVAAMNPCRCGFFGDGAITCTCTPTQVSHYRNRVSGPLMDRMDIQIEVPRLSYDKLKKNSPNPEKTEEVKKRVEKTRGIQSKRYGKNKTNAEMTSRETKEICRLDDRGEKLLRHVFDARGLSARAHDRILRVARTIADMSDSENIHPAHLAEALNYRTLDRQIEH; translated from the coding sequence ATGTATGCCCATGTTCGCGGAATAGCTTTGGACGGGCTAAAAGCCAATATCATTAAAGTTGAGGTTGATATATCCAATGGTCTGCCGTCTTTAGATATTGTCGGGCTTGCCGGCATGGCCGTTAAGGAAGCTCGGGACAGGGTGAGGGCCGCTCTTAAAAATTCCGGGTGCCCGCTTCCCCTGCAGAGGATCACAGTTAATCTTGCACCGGCCGATATCCGTAAAGAAGGTTCAGGACTCGACTTAGCGATCGCTGTCGGAATACTGGCTGCCATGGGGGAAATAGACTCCCCGAAAATCGGGGATTATGTCTTTGTGGGGGAACTTTCGCTTGAGGGGAAAATAAAGGGAGTATCCGGGATTCTGAGTATGGCGGTGGAAGTGAATAAGCATACGCAATTTGATTTGGTGGTTTCACCGGAAAACGTTGTCGAAGCGAGATTAAACAATTCCCTGTCCAGTGTTTGTGCAGGCAGCCTGAGTGAACTGATTTCCATACTCCAGGGGAAAGGGTCATTTCAGGACGATAAAGCAGAGGTTTGTAAAGGCGCGGAAGAACACAAGCAAGATGTGGACTGGTCTGAAATATATGGTCAGCAACAGGCGAAAAGGGCGCTGGAGGTTGCGGCGGCCGGAGGGCATAACGCCGTGATGGTCGGGCCTCCAGGATCAGGAAAAACATTATTGGCAAAGGCCTTTGCCGGTATACTCCCCCCTCTTTCCGATGAAGAAAGCCTGGAGGTTACCCAGCTTTACAGTTTGGCAGGGCTCTTTAGTGAAGAAGGAAAATTGATTACCAGGCGTCCGTTCCGTCATCCCCATCATACGGCGACGATTGCCGGCATGATTGGCGGAGGTCATAAAATGAAGCCGGGAGAATTGATTCTGGCTAATCACGGCGTCCTGTTTCTTGATGAACTGCCGGAATTTTCACGTGAAGTGCTGGAATCACTTCGTCAGCCCCTGGAAGACCGGAGAATCGTGCTCATCCGGCAGAGAGGCAGTGTTGAATATCCCGCGCGCGTAAGCCTGGTCGCCGCGATGAATCCTTGCCGCTGTGGTTTTTTTGGTGACGGGGCGATCACTTGTACCTGTACACCGACTCAGGTTAGCCATTATCGCAACAGGGTTTCAGGCCCTCTAATGGATCGCATGGATATTCAAATAGAAGTGCCCCGCCTCAGTTATGATAAACTTAAAAAAAACTCCCCAAATCCGGAAAAGACTGAGGAAGTAAAAAAGAGGGTGGAAAAAACACGCGGGATCCAGAGTAAAAGGTATGGAAAAAACAAAACAAATGCAGAAATGACGAGCCGGGAAACAAAGGAAATCTGCCGGCTGGATGACCGGGGGGAAAAGCTTTTAAGACATGTTTTTGATGCCAGAGGGTTAAGTGCCCGCGCCCACGACAGAATACTCCGGGTCGCCAGAACCATAGCGGATATGTCGGACAGTGAAAATATACACCCGGCACATTTGGCGGAAGCACTGAACTACAGAACACTGGACAGACAAATCGAACACTAA
- a CDS encoding methyl-accepting chemotaxis protein yields the protein MSIKYKIIGSFLICVLLTIAIMGCYEIFALNQAADDTVNQQYDQRIKIEVEICIGLIDQIYDRQIKGELTEKEAKKLAADTVRDLQLDGDIYFWIDTIEGQNIVLSENSEEGSNRYDAQDSEGKYYVRDFINNGLKEEGGYTDYTFPRPGQTEPILKRAYTLVYEPYHWVIGTGNYIDDINEVVAQEKARAQEQLRKNLSTVLIVIITALIFSTLAGIILARRIANPIIQIAKRINALAEGNLDIEKIRLKSKDEIGQLAEGFNRMSENLKNIVHQIKHSSNQCSSASEQLSSGAEELAATASSVSDSVSDVVGGTVRQIESVSNVNTIVEEINHSYEDILNEVQGIKELSDKTSQSAQQESEHIDITISLMNAVEESTRHAQELINHLGQSSKEIGLIVETISGIAEQTNLLALNAAIEAARAGEYGQGFAVVADEVRKLAEQSQEAAKKISNLIKLIQENTEQAVTAMNEDSVRVKEGTDAVNYSGNTFKEIIRMINDVAEKINVAVINLSKNFDNNLKIVKAVNEVDTVSQHISAQTQTIGASAQEQTAASQEIASSAQLLMKNALEMQELMQQFKLETNQEKVPT from the coding sequence ATGAGTATCAAATACAAAATAATCGGTTCCTTTTTGATTTGCGTTTTACTGACAATTGCGATTATGGGCTGTTATGAAATATTCGCTTTAAATCAGGCAGCAGACGATACGGTAAATCAACAGTATGACCAGAGAATTAAAATTGAAGTCGAGATCTGTATTGGCTTAATTGATCAAATCTATGACCGGCAGATCAAAGGTGAACTCACTGAAAAGGAAGCGAAAAAACTGGCAGCTGACACGGTCCGCGATTTACAGCTAGATGGAGATATTTATTTTTGGATTGATACAATCGAGGGGCAAAATATCGTTCTGTCCGAAAACTCGGAAGAAGGAAGCAATAGATATGATGCTCAGGATTCTGAGGGTAAATATTATGTACGCGATTTTATTAATAATGGGCTGAAAGAAGAGGGCGGGTATACAGATTATACTTTTCCCCGGCCGGGACAAACGGAGCCTATTCTGAAGAGAGCTTATACGCTGGTATATGAGCCTTATCATTGGGTTATCGGCACCGGGAATTACATTGATGACATTAATGAAGTCGTTGCTCAGGAAAAAGCGAGAGCTCAGGAGCAGCTAAGAAAAAACCTATCAACAGTTTTGATCGTGATCATCACTGCGTTGATTTTTTCCACCTTAGCAGGAATTATCCTTGCCAGAAGAATTGCCAACCCGATCATTCAAATTGCCAAAAGGATCAATGCTTTAGCGGAAGGGAACCTAGATATTGAGAAAATACGCTTAAAAAGCAAAGATGAAATTGGCCAGCTGGCCGAGGGATTTAACCGCATGAGTGAGAATCTTAAAAATATTGTCCATCAAATCAAGCATTCCTCCAATCAATGCTCTTCGGCATCGGAACAGTTATCCTCGGGGGCTGAAGAGCTTGCGGCAACCGCTTCTTCTGTATCCGACTCCGTTTCTGATGTAGTGGGCGGAACGGTCAGGCAAATAGAATCTGTCTCCAATGTAAACACCATTGTGGAAGAGATTAATCATTCGTATGAAGATATCTTGAACGAGGTTCAGGGAATTAAAGAACTATCGGATAAGACATCGCAAAGTGCTCAACAGGAAAGCGAACATATTGACATCACCATTTCTTTAATGAATGCGGTTGAAGAATCGACAAGACATGCTCAGGAACTGATCAATCATCTGGGTCAGAGTTCAAAAGAAATCGGACTAATTGTGGAGACGATTTCCGGGATCGCCGAGCAAACGAATCTCTTGGCCTTAAATGCGGCAATTGAGGCCGCAAGAGCCGGTGAATACGGCCAAGGCTTTGCCGTTGTTGCGGATGAAGTTCGTAAATTGGCGGAACAATCCCAGGAAGCGGCGAAGAAGATCTCAAATCTCATCAAGCTTATCCAGGAAAATACAGAACAGGCTGTAACAGCTATGAATGAGGATTCTGTAAGGGTAAAAGAAGGTACGGATGCTGTAAATTACTCCGGTAACACATTTAAAGAAATTATCCGAATGATCAATGATGTTGCGGAAAAAATCAATGTTGCCGTCATCAATTTAAGCAAGAATTTCGATAATAATTTAAAAATTGTAAAGGCTGTAAATGAAGTCGATACAGTCAGTCAACATATTTCCGCCCAGACTCAAACAATCGGCGCTTCTGCCCAGGAACAAACAGCGGCTTCCCAAGAAATCGCATCTTCCGCGCAATTATTAATGAAAAATGCTTTGGAAATGCAGGAGCTAATGCAGCAATTTAAACTTGAAACAAACCAGGAAAAGGTTCCAACCTAA
- a CDS encoding YraN family protein yields MNRKELGKKGEELAAAYLIEQKMKILCRNYRCPRGEIDMIAGDGENTIVFVEVRLRTTSIRGSAEESLTERKIMRIQKTAAYYLLEQGYKEWPRLRFDLIAINMEGEKAQYRWIKNAFSTG; encoded by the coding sequence ATGAATAGAAAAGAACTGGGCAAAAAAGGGGAAGAATTAGCCGCTGCGTATCTGATCGAGCAGAAGATGAAAATTTTATGCCGGAATTACCGTTGTCCCAGGGGAGAGATAGATATGATCGCCGGTGACGGAGAAAATACCATAGTTTTTGTGGAAGTGAGGTTGAGGACGACATCTATCCGAGGATCTGCCGAGGAAAGCTTAACTGAACGCAAAATCATGAGGATTCAGAAAACAGCAGCCTATTATTTGCTTGAACAGGGCTACAAGGAATGGCCCAGGCTGAGGTTTGATCTTATTGCGATCAATATGGAAGGGGAGAAAGCGCAATATCGCTGGATAAAGAACGCTTTTTCCACAGGATAG
- a CDS encoding ribonuclease HII: MPQCQNRQSDPGSFGIDRFRLRQREESKLEALFKEELLYLERKLVKEGFMFVAGVDEAGRGPLAGPVIAAACILPESFDLPYLNDSKKLTARRREDLFERIKDQASAYAVAGVEAEEIDRMNILHASKLAMKKAIEALHIPPGYVLVDGRDEIDIVCRQKAVIGGDAKCACIAAGSILAKVTRDRIMDDLHMLYPQYAFDKHKGYGTRLHFELLQKYGPCPIHRYSFAPVKALAFRSSSELA; the protein is encoded by the coding sequence ATTCCGCAGTGCCAAAATCGCCAGAGCGACCCTGGATCGTTTGGAATAGACCGATTCAGGCTTAGGCAAAGGGAGGAGAGTAAACTGGAAGCTTTATTCAAAGAAGAACTTCTTTATCTGGAGAGGAAGCTGGTCAAGGAAGGGTTTATGTTTGTGGCGGGAGTAGACGAAGCCGGTCGGGGCCCTTTAGCTGGGCCGGTTATTGCCGCCGCCTGCATTTTACCGGAGTCTTTTGACCTGCCTTATCTTAATGACTCCAAGAAACTTACAGCCAGGCGAAGGGAAGACCTTTTTGAACGGATTAAGGATCAGGCGTCAGCTTATGCTGTCGCCGGGGTGGAAGCTGAGGAAATCGACAGAATGAACATTCTTCATGCGTCCAAACTGGCCATGAAGAAAGCGATTGAAGCTCTTCATATTCCTCCAGGCTATGTCCTGGTTGATGGCCGGGATGAAATAGATATTGTGTGCAGACAGAAGGCCGTTATAGGCGGGGATGCAAAGTGCGCCTGCATAGCGGCCGGATCTATTTTGGCCAAAGTAACCAGAGACAGGATAATGGATGATTTACATATGCTCTATCCGCAGTACGCCTTTGACAAACATAAAGGCTATGGAACCAGGCTTCACTTTGAATTACTCCAAAAGTACGGTCCATGTCCAATTCACCGGTATAGTTTTGCACCGGTCAAAGCCCTGGCATTTCGATCTTCCTCAGAACTGGCCTGA
- the ylqF gene encoding ribosome biogenesis GTPase YlqF, whose protein sequence is MDIQWFPGHMTKTKRQLLEQLKWVDVIIETGDARLPLSSRNPLLRELLGAKPKLLVLNKADLADEDQTGKWLKKLEQEGPVLAVSASTGAGMKKIIPMLEELMAEKWQKLAEKGIKKPIRVMVVGIPNTGKSTIINTLTGRAQARTGNKPGVTRGSQWLRIHGRIELLDTPGMLWPKFDDQIIGRKLAASGAVRDEVFDLEELAQWLIAWLQTNYQGALNKYYKTEQEEINLETIGKERGCLISGGRVDTLKAAQIFFREFRSAKIARATLDRLE, encoded by the coding sequence ATGGATATACAATGGTTTCCCGGTCACATGACCAAAACAAAAAGACAGCTGCTCGAACAGTTGAAGTGGGTAGATGTGATTATTGAGACAGGCGATGCCAGACTTCCCCTGAGCAGCCGCAACCCTTTGCTTCGGGAATTGCTTGGAGCGAAACCCAAGCTTTTGGTCTTAAATAAAGCCGATCTGGCTGATGAAGACCAGACCGGCAAATGGCTGAAAAAGCTTGAGCAGGAAGGCCCGGTGCTGGCGGTCAGTGCTTCAACCGGTGCGGGAATGAAAAAGATCATTCCCATGCTGGAAGAATTGATGGCGGAAAAGTGGCAGAAGCTTGCGGAGAAGGGGATCAAGAAGCCAATCAGAGTGATGGTTGTCGGAATTCCGAATACAGGGAAATCAACGATCATTAATACGTTGACCGGGAGAGCCCAAGCCCGGACAGGGAATAAACCGGGAGTAACGAGAGGAAGCCAGTGGCTGAGAATCCACGGCAGAATAGAGCTTCTTGATACTCCGGGTATGCTTTGGCCGAAGTTTGATGATCAGATAATCGGCAGAAAATTGGCGGCCAGCGGCGCAGTCCGGGATGAAGTCTTTGATTTAGAAGAACTGGCGCAGTGGCTGATTGCCTGGTTACAGACAAATTATCAGGGAGCTTTAAACAAGTATTACAAAACCGAGCAGGAAGAAATCAATCTGGAGACAATCGGCAAAGAGCGGGGCTGTCTGATTAGCGGGGGCAGAGTAGACACGTTAAAAGCCGCCCAGATCTTTTTCCGGGAATTCCGCAGTGCCAAAATCGCCAGAGCGACCCTGGATCGTTTGGAATAG
- the rplS gene encoding 50S ribosomal protein L19, producing MDFIKMIEEQQMKNDIPSFRPGDTVKVHVKIVEGSRERIQVFEGVVIKRKGDGLRETFTVRRVTNGVGVERTFPLHTPRIDKLEIVRKGIVRRAKLYYLRKLSGKAARIRERR from the coding sequence ATGGATTTTATCAAAATGATTGAAGAACAGCAAATGAAAAATGATATTCCTTCATTCCGTCCAGGAGATACCGTTAAGGTACACGTGAAGATCGTGGAAGGTTCCCGGGAACGTATTCAGGTTTTCGAGGGTGTCGTGATCAAAAGAAAAGGTGACGGTCTCAGGGAGACTTTCACTGTGCGCCGCGTAACCAACGGAGTAGGTGTGGAAAGAACATTTCCTCTACATACCCCAAGAATCGACAAACTTGAAATTGTCCGCAAGGGTATTGTTCGAAGGGCCAAATTGTACTATCTTCGCAAGTTATCCGGTAAAGCGGCCCGTATCCGGGAACGCCGCTAG
- a CDS encoding RNA methyltransferase: MGELYIALVHAPVYNKNMEEVATSITNLDLHDIARCSATYGLQRYYVVHPAPAQHALAQRIMGFWREGFGAEYNPDRYEAFSRVRLVASVEDALSDIAREQEGKRVHVIATDARLYPDAVSYESMRKKIEETPAVFLLLFGTGWGLLKEVVQSSDYILQPVYGPGEYNHLSVRSAAAVILDRLCGR, from the coding sequence ATGGGGGAATTATATATCGCATTAGTTCATGCACCGGTCTATAACAAGAATATGGAGGAAGTGGCCACTTCTATCACGAATCTTGATTTGCACGATATTGCGCGCTGCTCGGCAACTTACGGGCTTCAACGCTATTATGTCGTACACCCCGCTCCGGCCCAGCATGCTTTGGCCCAGAGAATTATGGGTTTTTGGCGGGAGGGCTTCGGAGCCGAGTACAATCCTGACCGCTATGAGGCTTTTTCCAGGGTACGCCTGGTCGCGTCAGTGGAGGATGCCTTATCAGATATAGCAAGAGAACAGGAAGGCAAAAGGGTCCATGTCATAGCAACCGATGCCCGTCTTTATCCAGATGCGGTCAGTTATGAAAGCATGCGCAAAAAGATTGAAGAAACCCCCGCTGTTTTCCTTCTTCTTTTCGGCACAGGCTGGGGTCTGCTCAAAGAAGTCGTGCAAAGCTCTGATTATATTCTGCAGCCTGTCTATGGACCTGGTGAGTATAATCATCTTTCTGTCCGTTCGGCGGCAGCAGTCATCCTGGACAGACTTTGCGGAAGGTAG